Proteins co-encoded in one Candidatus Nitrosacidococcus tergens genomic window:
- a CDS encoding tetratricopeptide repeat protein, whose translation MIKKLIITLFLLSGLSLFCQLSWADAQTDFDAARKAYNSKDYKAAFKLFKYLAEQGDASAQFNLGNMYRLGQSVAQDYQQAVYWYQKAAEQGLAEAQYNLGNMYDNGQGVAQNDKQAMYWYQKAADQGFAEAQYNSRMSQPENLLKALHSYLQGR comes from the coding sequence ATGATAAAAAAATTAATTATTACCCTCTTTTTACTTAGTGGATTATCTCTCTTTTGCCAACTCAGTTGGGCAGATGCACAAACAGATTTTGATGCTGCACGAAAAGCCTATAATAGTAAAGATTATAAGGCTGCTTTTAAGTTATTTAAATATTTAGCTGAGCAAGGCGATGCTTCAGCCCAATTTAATCTAGGAAATATGTATAGATTAGGTCAAAGCGTAGCTCAAGATTATCAACAAGCGGTGTATTGGTATCAAAAGGCAGCAGAGCAAGGATTAGCAGAGGCTCAATATAATTTAGGAAATATGTATGACAATGGCCAAGGTGTGGCTCAAAATGATAAACAAGCTATGTATTGGTATCAAAAAGCGGCCGATCAAGGATTTGCAGAGGCTCAGTATAATTCTCGTATGAGTCAGCCTGAGAATTTACTCAAGGCACTACATAGTTACTTACAAGGCCGTTAG